The Nesterenkonia xinjiangensis genome contains a region encoding:
- the recR gene encoding recombination mediator RecR, producing the protein MYEGAVQDLIDELGRLPGIGPKSAQRVAFHILEADTEDMRRLAESIVTVKEKVKFCQICFNVSEQETCRICQDERRDRSIICVVEESKDVMAVERTRSFRGLYHVLGGSINPIAGVGPEQLHIRELLSRLSDDTIEEVIVATDPNLEGEATATYLLRMLGSIGIKLTRLASGLPVGGDLEYADDVTLGRAFEGRRTLS; encoded by the coding sequence GTGTATGAGGGTGCAGTCCAAGACCTGATCGACGAGCTGGGCCGGCTTCCCGGCATCGGGCCCAAGTCCGCCCAGCGTGTGGCCTTCCACATCCTGGAGGCCGACACCGAGGACATGCGACGCCTCGCCGAGTCGATCGTCACGGTGAAGGAGAAGGTCAAGTTCTGCCAGATCTGCTTCAACGTCTCGGAGCAGGAGACCTGTCGGATCTGCCAGGACGAGCGCCGCGATCGCTCCATCATCTGCGTGGTGGAGGAGTCCAAGGACGTGATGGCCGTCGAACGCACGCGCTCGTTCCGCGGTCTGTACCACGTGCTCGGCGGCTCCATCAATCCCATCGCCGGGGTGGGCCCGGAGCAGCTGCACATCCGTGAGCTGCTCAGCCGACTCTCCGATGACACGATCGAAGAGGTCATCGTCGCCACCGACCCCAACCTCGAGGGGGAAGCCACGGCCACGTACCTGCTGCGCATGCTCGGCTCCATCGGCATCAAGCTGACCCGGCTGGCGTCCGGGCTGCCGGTGGGCGGCGACCTCGAGTACGCCGACGACGTCACCCTCGGACGGGCCTTCGAAGGTCGCCGGACACTGTCCTGA